From one Enterococcus sp. DIV2402 genomic stretch:
- a CDS encoding amidohydrolase gives MVEAKERISELIEEKKQLFTNAADTIWGTPETRFAVEKSVQPFYEVLAEEGFSIEKGLANMEHCFVATYGSGKPVIGILAEYDALGNLSQVADLAEPKPEVQGGNGHGCGHNLLGTGALAGAVGIKDYMEENQLSGTIKLFGCPAEESGYGKAFMARDGLFDEVDVALSWHPMDISGAWAISSLAVYQIYYNFKGISAHAAAAPEHGRSALDAAELMNIGIQFLREHIIDEGRVHYAFMDAGGESANVVQPSASLYYFIRAPKIEQAHEIYQRVNKIAQGAALMTETELEMVFDSACYNYLPNQAVTTVMQENLEQYGSLDLTKEDQAYAKRYYDTLTEPAKAALIARAKTIDPKLSEEEAEYLGSLPVSEQIQPLAFSEATSGSTDVGDVSWVCPTAQVFIGCEPQGTPPHCWQWVANGKSSVAHKGLLAAGKVIATTAYDLLTKPELIEQAKKEHKQTVGNKGYQSAIPADVMPR, from the coding sequence ATGGTCGAAGCAAAAGAACGAATTAGTGAATTAATTGAAGAAAAAAAACAACTATTTACAAATGCAGCAGATACAATCTGGGGAACGCCAGAAACACGATTCGCTGTAGAAAAATCTGTACAGCCATTTTATGAAGTGTTGGCAGAAGAAGGCTTTTCAATTGAAAAAGGATTAGCCAATATGGAACATTGCTTTGTGGCAACGTATGGTTCAGGTAAACCGGTGATTGGCATTTTAGCAGAATACGATGCATTAGGTAATTTGAGTCAAGTCGCTGATTTAGCTGAGCCAAAACCCGAAGTGCAAGGTGGCAATGGCCATGGTTGTGGTCATAATTTATTAGGTACAGGTGCATTAGCGGGTGCAGTAGGTATTAAAGATTATATGGAAGAAAATCAATTGTCAGGTACCATTAAATTATTTGGTTGCCCTGCAGAAGAAAGTGGATATGGAAAAGCCTTTATGGCAAGAGATGGCTTGTTTGATGAAGTCGATGTGGCGTTATCTTGGCACCCAATGGATATTAGTGGAGCATGGGCGATCAGTAGTTTAGCTGTCTATCAAATATATTATAATTTTAAAGGGATTTCTGCCCATGCCGCCGCCGCTCCTGAACATGGCCGTAGTGCATTAGATGCGGCTGAGTTGATGAATATCGGCATCCAATTTTTACGTGAGCATATCATTGATGAAGGACGTGTTCATTATGCCTTTATGGATGCGGGAGGCGAATCAGCGAACGTTGTACAGCCGTCAGCTAGTTTGTATTATTTTATTCGGGCCCCAAAAATTGAACAAGCACATGAAATTTATCAACGCGTCAATAAAATTGCGCAAGGAGCAGCCTTAATGACTGAAACAGAATTAGAAATGGTTTTTGATTCAGCTTGTTATAACTATTTGCCTAATCAAGCAGTGACAACTGTTATGCAAGAAAATTTGGAGCAATATGGTTCGCTTGATTTAACGAAAGAAGATCAAGCATACGCGAAACGGTATTACGACACCTTAACAGAACCTGCTAAAGCAGCATTAATTGCACGAGCAAAAACGATTGATCCAAAGTTATCTGAAGAGGAAGCGGAATATTTAGGTTCATTACCTGTGAGCGAACAGATTCAGCCATTAGCTTTTTCAGAAGCAACATCGGGTTCAACTGATGTAGGAGATGTCAGCTGGGTGTGTCCCACAGCACAAGTATTTATTGGCTGTGAACCTCAGGGAACACCACCACATTGTTGGCAATGGGTGGCTAATGGGAAATCATCTGTTGCACATAAAGGATTGCTTGCAGCGGGTAAA
- a CDS encoding MFS transporter yields the protein MEVEKTMNQTVEKKSSLGIVLALMAGYSMVYMDKSMISTAVIPMAQDFNLDAGQTGLIMSFFFLGYSLMQIPGGWLADKIGAKKVLMLSLGVISLFSFAFGAVSSLMLFVAIRFFAGIGHGGYPPSVTKAVASNFQPDKRTFIQSIILSTSGIGGILAFTLGTNLINANWRYGYLGLGGLFLVSMILVGIFVPKDATSDVTVSSKKIPFSQVISDRNVIVLFVAMLLLNFLLYGNMSWLPTILAQKFGLSIT from the coding sequence ATGGAAGTAGAAAAAACGATGAATCAAACCGTGGAGAAAAAAAGTAGTTTAGGAATCGTATTGGCATTAATGGCAGGTTATTCAATGGTTTATATGGATAAAAGTATGATTTCTACAGCCGTTATCCCCATGGCTCAAGACTTCAATTTAGATGCTGGTCAAACAGGTTTAATCATGTCCTTTTTCTTTTTAGGTTATTCGTTGATGCAAATTCCTGGAGGGTGGTTAGCAGACAAAATCGGGGCAAAAAAAGTATTGATGCTTTCTTTAGGTGTTATTTCTTTATTTTCATTTGCTTTTGGTGCGGTGAGTAGCTTAATGTTATTTGTAGCAATTCGCTTTTTTGCAGGAATTGGTCATGGTGGTTATCCACCCAGTGTGACGAAAGCTGTAGCAAGTAATTTTCAACCAGATAAAAGAACATTTATTCAATCGATTATTTTATCAACTTCTGGTATTGGAGGAATTTTAGCTTTTACATTAGGAACCAATTTGATTAATGCTAATTGGCGTTACGGCTATCTCGGTTTAGGGGGACTATTTCTCGTGTCTATGATTTTAGTAGGTATTTTTGTACCAAAAGATGCAACGAGTGATGTCACAGTAAGTAGTAAAAAAATTCCTTTTTCTCAAGTTATTTCAGATCGAAACGTAATTGTATTATTTGTAGCGATGTTATTATTAAACTTTTTGCTTTACGGAAATATGTCATGGTTGCCAACTATTTTAGCACAAAAATTTGGACTATCGATTACATAA
- a CDS encoding helix-turn-helix domain-containing protein, which produces MSTATFPFTVKLVKGHYWVVKKEDTIKLLLGLHGEIVVRKNGLDYTMRAEDLLIINAFESCEISFKEESLVVVLEIHRKEIERQLGIQWVPVFICNTMASEHPVYQDRQFAKIRAQLMALVSTYFNPTENQEFIICEKFFTLLAYLRSQFQQGDQPLKEIINEDIQVIVETVKREYTQPLSLEQLAKESYLSYNYLSKKFKDETGVVFREYVKAIRLEHAAEELRYSTTSVLKVALNNGFSSSKSFHKSFKERYGMTPKQFRMQKHAVEQPKAKEQWSVLDRETTIDVLAKYLIENDSDEFEIKKERQHTFSLAEPTNPFVSPKRILNMGKATNWLRAECQNDLAEALNELMFDFIRVDGFCYEQRGTEYLTVFSDYQQNNLLFEYIMKQGKTPIIVFELPTLEDEVAAWYQQQCLFIRQLVKKFGTKELSKWYFEWTITSNSDQNYWFKRFYQELNAQLSQAKIGLCVGDLYFPERYQSTANFFSHLVSEAFSITFFSYHANPTAVVGNEEQLSIQDYQKHNLQLLQQLLSTYHLTGEIYLTDWDTLVGEGEIFAGTFFRAALFMKEWFGLANKVDGISVWLNSESYYPKKQGNSLSLYLVYSLKRPVYLALQLLDKLQGEIIYQNEQVFVCKKGDELRVLLTNPSYINPTMSINANYLQYQAIELVLTMQAIKPMTYLVKSYSLDKDHGGIYNDWLRLGGLSEMDEEMVAYLKKKIMLRFEAEIKEMTEESAIKEALSFNACRLLCFKSFTFD; this is translated from the coding sequence ATGTCGACAGCAACGTTTCCTTTTACAGTAAAGTTAGTTAAAGGACATTATTGGGTAGTGAAAAAAGAAGATACTATCAAACTTTTATTAGGTTTACATGGAGAAATAGTCGTACGTAAAAATGGATTAGACTATACGATGCGAGCAGAAGATTTACTGATTATCAATGCGTTTGAGTCCTGTGAAATTTCTTTTAAAGAGGAATCACTTGTCGTAGTTTTAGAAATTCATCGCAAAGAAATTGAGCGACAACTTGGAATACAGTGGGTACCAGTTTTTATTTGTAATACGATGGCTTCAGAACATCCAGTTTACCAAGATCGTCAATTTGCGAAAATACGGGCCCAATTGATGGCATTAGTCAGTACCTATTTTAATCCAACAGAAAACCAAGAATTTATAATTTGTGAGAAATTTTTTACATTGCTTGCTTATTTACGTAGCCAGTTCCAACAAGGAGATCAACCGTTAAAAGAAATTATCAATGAAGATATTCAGGTTATCGTTGAAACGGTGAAACGCGAGTATACTCAACCGTTGTCATTAGAGCAATTAGCCAAAGAGTCGTATTTGTCTTATAATTATCTATCAAAAAAATTTAAAGATGAAACGGGCGTCGTGTTTCGAGAGTATGTTAAGGCTATTCGTTTGGAACATGCGGCAGAAGAATTGCGTTATAGTACGACATCTGTTTTAAAGGTGGCGCTAAACAATGGATTTTCAAGTAGTAAATCATTTCATAAATCATTTAAAGAACGTTACGGAATGACTCCTAAACAGTTTCGTATGCAAAAACATGCGGTAGAACAACCGAAAGCAAAAGAGCAATGGAGTGTATTGGATCGAGAAACGACCATAGATGTGTTAGCGAAATATTTGATTGAGAACGATAGTGATGAATTCGAAATAAAAAAAGAACGACAGCATACTTTTTCTTTAGCAGAACCCACCAATCCTTTCGTTTCACCCAAACGAATATTAAATATGGGAAAAGCGACGAATTGGTTAAGAGCAGAATGTCAAAATGATCTAGCAGAAGCTTTAAATGAACTAATGTTTGATTTTATTCGAGTCGATGGTTTTTGTTATGAGCAAAGAGGGACCGAATATTTAACCGTTTTTTCAGATTATCAGCAGAATAATCTATTGTTTGAATATATTATGAAGCAAGGGAAAACCCCGATAATTGTTTTTGAGCTACCTACATTAGAAGATGAAGTGGCAGCCTGGTATCAGCAGCAATGTTTATTTATCCGTCAATTGGTGAAAAAATTCGGAACGAAAGAACTCTCAAAATGGTATTTTGAATGGACTATTACGAGTAATTCTGATCAGAATTACTGGTTTAAACGTTTTTATCAAGAACTTAACGCACAGCTATCACAGGCTAAAATCGGTCTGTGTGTAGGAGATTTATATTTTCCTGAAAGGTATCAGTCAACAGCAAACTTTTTTTCTCATCTCGTTTCCGAAGCTTTTTCGATAACCTTTTTTAGCTATCATGCTAATCCAACTGCAGTAGTGGGAAATGAAGAGCAATTATCTATTCAAGATTATCAAAAGCACAATTTGCAGCTGCTACAACAGTTATTATCCACGTATCATTTAACAGGAGAAATTTATTTAACGGATTGGGATACCTTAGTAGGTGAAGGGGAAATTTTTGCAGGTACCTTTTTCCGAGCGGCGCTGTTTATGAAAGAGTGGTTCGGATTGGCAAATAAAGTAGATGGTATCAGTGTTTGGTTAAATAGTGAATCTTATTATCCTAAGAAACAAGGCAATAGCTTGTCTTTGTATTTGGTCTATTCATTGAAGCGACCGGTCTATCTAGCACTTCAATTATTAGATAAACTACAAGGAGAGATTATCTATCAAAATGAGCAAGTTTTTGTTTGTAAAAAAGGCGATGAACTACGCGTTTTATTAACAAATCCTTCCTATATTAATCCTACCATGTCGATTAATGCGAATTATTTACAGTATCAAGCAATTGAACTTGTTTTAACTATGCAAGCGATCAAACCCATGACTTATTTAGTAAAAAGTTATTCGTTAGATAAAGACCATGGGGGAATTTATAATGATTGGCTTCGCTTAGGTGGGCTGTCCGAAATGGATGAAGAAATGGTTGCGTATTTGAAAAAGAAAATTATGCTGCGTTTTGAAGCAGAAATTAAAGAAATGACGGAAGAATCTGCCATCAAAGAAGCGCTTTCGTTTAATGCGTGTCGCCTATTATGCTTTAAGTCGTTCACTTTCGATTGA
- the nusG gene encoding transcription termination/antitermination protein NusG yields MESFEKSWYVLHTYSGYENRVKANIESRAQSMGMGDFIFRVVVPEETEVEVKNGKEKEIVHKTFPGYVLVEMMMTDESWYVVRNTPGVTGFVGSHGAGSKPAPLLQEEINSILRSLGMSTRSVDLEVQVGDTVKIIEGAFAGLEGHVTEVDAEKEKLKVNINMFGRETSTELDFEQVDTID; encoded by the coding sequence ATGGAGTCTTTTGAAAAAAGTTGGTACGTACTGCACACATATTCAGGTTATGAAAACAGAGTAAAAGCAAATATTGAATCTCGTGCACAAAGCATGGGTATGGGTGATTTTATTTTTCGTGTAGTCGTTCCAGAAGAAACAGAAGTAGAAGTAAAAAATGGAAAAGAAAAAGAAATCGTTCATAAAACTTTCCCAGGTTATGTATTAGTTGAGATGATGATGACAGATGAATCATGGTATGTTGTTCGTAATACACCAGGCGTAACAGGATTTGTAGGCTCACATGGCGCAGGTAGTAAACCAGCACCATTATTACAAGAAGAAATCAATTCAATTTTGCGCTCATTAGGTATGAGTACACGTTCAGTTGATTTAGAAGTACAAGTAGGCGACACTGTCAAAATTATTGAAGGGGCCTTCGCTGGTTTAGAAGGACATGTTACTGAAGTAGATGCTGAAAAAGAAAAACTAAAAGTAAATATCAATATGTTTGGTCGTGAAACAAGTACAGAATTAGACTTTGAACAAGTCGACACGATTGATTAA
- the secE gene encoding preprotein translocase subunit SecE has protein sequence MNFLRSVKDEMKKVTWPTGKKLRKDVIVVIETSLIFAALFYLMDTGIQSVFSWILN, from the coding sequence ATGAATTTTTTACGTAGCGTCAAAGACGAAATGAAAAAAGTTACTTGGCCAACAGGAAAAAAATTACGTAAAGACGTAATCGTAGTTATTGAAACGTCATTGATTTTTGCGGCTTTATTTTATCTTATGGATACAGGCATCCAATCCGTATTTAGTTGGATTCTAAACTAA
- the rpmG gene encoding 50S ribosomal protein L33 has translation MAGKKAALACSVCGSRNYTKSVSEGKKGERLEINKFCKYCNQYTLHRETK, from the coding sequence ATGGCCGGAAAAAAAGCAGCGTTAGCATGTTCTGTTTGTGGTTCTCGTAACTACACAAAATCAGTCAGTGAAGGCAAAAAAGGCGAACGCTTAGAAATTAATAAATTCTGTAAATATTGTAATCAATATACACTACATAGAGAAACGAAATAG